TGGCTGCGGTGGTCTATTTCGAGCCCGGCAAGGAAAAGCCGGCCGTTCCGGTCAAGCTCACCACGCTGACGGCGGCGCAGGTGACGCACATTTCGATTAAGAGACCCGATCAACCCGACATCAAACTCATCAGAAAGGGCGCGCGGTGGCTGATGGAAGCACCCTACGCCACCACAGCGGATGAAGTGCGGATTGGCTTTCTGCTCGATTTTCTGGAGGCCAAGAGCGGCTCGAGCTTCCCGGTGGTGAAAGAGGACCTGCCGAAGTACGCGCTCGACAAGCCACGCGC
The DNA window shown above is from Gammaproteobacteria bacterium and carries:
- a CDS encoding DUF4340 domain-containing protein produces the protein MKPGLTLNLLLLAVVGVLAAVVYFEPGKEKPAVPVKLTTLTAAQVTHISIKRPDQPDIKLIRKGARWLMEAPYATTADEVRIGFLLDFLEAKSGSSFPVVKEDLPKYALDKPRAVLTLNNEVFEFGDSNPMTMQRYVRHGNAIYMLFDTAYQYLIAEAGTYVNPQLIDAGAKIESISVPGLSVEQ